In Colletotrichum higginsianum IMI 349063 chromosome 1, whole genome shotgun sequence, the DNA window AAGATCCCACCTCAAAGTCTTTGTCAACTCTCGCTCATCGCCCGTCAGCTACGCCTTTCGGTAACATATGGGGAAGCGCGAACCGTCAGACCAGAAGCCGATGCAGTCAGATAATCCCAGCGGTTAACAATCTCTTGTCCCGAGCCTGGGCGTCCCCAACTTCCAGTCCACTCGCATCTTATCCCtccacccctcctcctcctcctcctcctcccaaaCAGCCCGTCTCCGTATTCTTTTTCCCATTTCTCTACCAGCATTGACGGTCAACCTCGCGCGAAATTACGCCACAGCCAGGCTTCTTCCCCGGCCCACGGATCGAACCATGACCGGAGCCCCCAACCCGGAAAAGGGGTCCCCCGCGGCCGCCAAGACCGcaacggcgacctcgtccggATCAAGCCAAGACTCGCCGCCTCTTCGCCCGCTGAAAGGGGTCGAGTCGCGGCACAGCcaccggagccggagccgggcCACGTCCCACTCGTCCACCGACACCGACCCCCTTGAGCCCCTGGAGCACGCCCTAACCCCCGAcctcgagatcgaggccgagcaTGTCGCCCGGGAGCCCATCACCTACATGCGCACCGGCACCAGCATCGGCAGCACCGCCTCGAGGCCCCCGGATTTCGAAATCGTCTTCGAGCCGGACGACCCCGAGAACCCCAAGAACTGGCCGCTGTGGTACCGCGGCTGgaccatcttcgtcgtctcgCTCTCCACCTGGATCATTGTCCTGTACAGCACGAGCTACACCGCCTCCATCCCGGGTCTCATTGAGGAGTATCACTCGACCCAGGTCATCGCCACTCTTGGCGTTACCACCtatcttctcggccttgccgccggtAGCCTGATCGTGGCGCCCATGAGTGAGCTGTACGGCCGGCAGTATGTCTATCTCGGCTGCTTCACCGTCTCGTCTCTCTTGATCATCCCCTGCGCCCTGGCCAAGTCCTTGACCACGCTCATTGTCGTCCGCTTCTTCGGGTAAGCTCAGCTCCTAGTCCTCGACGCTAGCTCACCCGCTCTCTCGCCTCGAGCCCTTACCCTTCGTTCCTAACCCTGGTTTCTAGCGCATTATTCGGGGCCGCCTTGATCGCAAACAGCCCGGGCACCGTGGTCGATATCTCCGATGAAGAATATCGCGCCCTCGCCATGTCGTTCTACAGCATTGCGCCCTTGAACGGCCCCGTGACGGGTCCGCTcatcggcggcttcgtcttccAGTACATGGGCTGGAGGTGGACCAACTGGATCGTTCTCattctcgccggcgtcggcatcgccctcaTGTTCACCCTCCGCGAGACGTACGCGCCGACCATCCTGCAGCGCAAGGCGGCACGCATGCgcaaggagacggacgaTCCGCGCTGGTGGTGCCGCTACGACGAGAAGGTCTCCAAGTTCCACCTCATCAAGCTCAACCTCAGCCGCCCCTTCGTCCTGAGCTTCACGGAGCCTATCTTGTGGTTCTTCAACCTCTGGTAAGAGAACACTCCCAAACGGACGCCCCCTGAAATCTTAACAAAGGCTAACCATGGACGCACGCCCTAGGATTTCCCTCATCTACGGCATTCTTTATCTGTGCTTCGTCGCCTACCCGATCGTCTTCTCCCAGTACCGCGGCTGGGGACCCGGCGTCTCCGGTCTCGCCTTTGTCGGCATCGGTATCGGCACCATCCTAGCCATCTGCTGCGAGCCCATCTTCCGCCGCATCATCAACGCGCACCCCAAGGACCCCGTCACCGGCCGTGTCCCGCCCGAGGCCACCGCCCGCGTCATGaccatcggcgccgtcctcacTCCCATCGGCCAGCTGGTCTTCTCCTGGACGTGTCTGCCCGCCACCATCCACTGGGCGATCCCCATCGCCTTCGGCATCCCCTTCGGCGCCGGGAACACGATATCCTTCATCTATGGCTCCAACTACCTGGCCGGTTCCTATGGCATCTACGCGGCCTCCGCTCTTGCAGGGAACGCCGTCATGCGGTCCATGTTCGGCGGCACGCTGCCCCTGGCGGGGCCCTCCATGTACAGAGCCCTGACGCCCCAGTGGGCCGGCACGCTCTGCGGCCTGCTCGAGCTCGCGctcatccccatccccctcaTCTTCTGGCGGTACGGCGAGAGGATTCGCGCCAGGAGCCCCGTCATCCGACAGATGAGAGAGGACCAGGAGAAGAACGACAGCAAACGCGCCAAACAACAGGCGCGTCttgagaggaggagagagagggaagccgctgccgctgagactggcgccggcgccggcgagaagTCGGGCGGCGTGCTGATGAATGAGGAACTGGCCAGGCCAAGGGACATTGAGAAGAGCGCCTGAATTTGCGTCATGCGGTCTCTCTCGGGGCCTTTGATGGAGTACATATGTTGTATGGTGAGCGAGTTGCGTTACATACGGATGACGATTGGATACCCGTGTTGTCATAAAGTGGCCTAATGAAGTATATACCGAGCTGTGGGATTCCACGCCGAAATCTGCTAGCCAGCAGCTAATGCGGGTACGACGAGGAAGCTTGCCAAGTGGTTTCATTTCTAATCTAAAAGTAATTCATATTTGGACACACACTTTGCTTTAATTGCTCGCAAGTACTCACTCACCCTTGATGTTCATGagcgggggggagggggttgggTTCAACGTCATCAATCTCCACGTTGGCGATATGTACATCGGGGGTAACCTCAACACCAtgctcgccgccttcgacaGGTGTTCCTGCGACGCAATCGACCCGGCCGTGGATCTAATTCATTGTGGCCCGCTGCTGGGGGGTAACAACGTGTCTAACTGCGGCACCGTCATGTCGTCCAAGGTGATTTCGATCTCATTCGCCTTGGTCGAGGCTGACCATTCCCCCGGGTACCTTGAGAGACAGTGCCCTGAGAACCGAAGCCGGGCTTCACGGGTTTGACAATTCTCATTTTCGGTGGAGAAGGTGGGACACAGGCCGTTGTCGTCCCCGATGGTTGCATCCGATCGGCCACGGGAGATACGGGTTCTACAACGGGAGCTTTCAACCCGACGTGACCGGCGTCGTGTCCATGGAAAAAAACTGTGGACGGGGCGTCCCGAAGTAAGAGCAATGGTTTGTCGGCGCACTGGGAGAAGGATTGGAGCTACAAACCGGGCGGCGGGTTGAGCAACTCATTTCCCGCGTTGCAGTGCCAGGAAAAGGCAGTCGCTGCATACAATGGACATGAGGGGAAACACCTGGACGGGTTAGAGGCGGAGGGACACCACTCAATGGAGTTGGACTGTGAGTTTCCTGACGTGCCAGCTCTGGCAAAGACATACATCATCTGCATCTGCGCCAGTCCTTGCGTCCATGGCCACCTTGATCAACAACGAGAGGCTGTCGGCGGGAGAAAGGCCTATGAGGCTTCTCAAACCGGCAATGTATGCGCGTCCTGAGGTGTTTAACGATGTTGCGAATTGGGACGATGAAGGATGCGGTGCCGGCCGGGCGTACAGAGCGATCAAGGGATGGAACCTGGTCATGGGGCTGGACAGTCCAGATTTTCAGGAACTGACATTTGTGTTGCTTGGCTTCTTTGAAGTGAGCACAAAGTACTTTTTAGCAACAAGAAAACAGTAGCCATTTAGAACAAGACTCTTACAAAAACAAACACAAAAAAACAGCTCAGCGGAATATCGTTGAGAGTAACATAAAGAAACGGCTTGGCACACGTTCTTTCTTCAGCTGGTCAATATGATATTAACACTAGTGGAAGCCCGACAAATCTTTTTCTTTGGACTATTCGCCCTGTTCGAGAAAGTGTCGAGTCCCAGTGAATGCTGTTTCGACGCAAACGACACAATGAGATTGTCTCCTAAGACCAGTTATACATATTAACATGGTTCCCATGGacttattaatatattatgAGCCTTATTCTTCTCTCCCTTGGATGTGTACAGTTAGCAAAACCAGTAGACTTCCTACTGAATTGTGCGATGGATACGATACAGCCACAAACTCTGGACACCATGTACAAGCGACTGGATTGGCATTTCTACCACATTGCTTTTACAAATCAAGAACGACGATCAAAAATTCGCATTAAGAGCGATATTTCCCAGAACCTCTTCAACGACATTTGCGAACTCAAGGCTCGATTCGCAGAACttccgccgttgccgccacGGCTCCCCCGACCAGACTACGCCATTGAAAATGGATTGCTAAACCCTCAAGATACAGCTGAAATCGACTTCTATTGTGCCTGTAGGATGGGCTATCGGGATGACGTCGAAGCGTATGTTCGGAAGGTGATGCCAAGCCACGCTGTCCGTCAGTTCGGCCTCCAGATGGCTTCTTTCGGCAACCAGCCTTCAATCGCCCGTTACTTGCTCCAGATAGGTACAAAACTGCACGGCTACGTCTTTGAAGGCACGGAACCGGGATCGAAGCGAAGACAGATCCTCAAGGGCGCCTCTATCTTCCAGGTTTATCCCAAAGGGGACGTATTGATATCATTGCTGCAGACCTTCGTTGAAGCGGGCTGGCATACGAACCAAGCTTGGGAGACTACGCAGGACACTTGGCCCGTCTGGCCATTCTTTTATCCTTCTTGCGTATGGAACACGTTATTAGTCAGGTTCCTCCTCTCGCATGGCGCAGACCCTAACATCGGATCTTGCTGGCCAGATCTCCAAGCTCTGCATGGACTTCAAGAGAGATTAGACTACTCGTTGGAGATTCCTCTCCATCGTCAGAGCACCTGGACTTTTGAGCTGGCGATCGAGGGTTGCGATCCTGCAGCGTTTGAGATGCTCAGAGCCAGCAGCGGCTTGCCTGTCAAAGTCGCCAATCTGAGCCCATTGTTTATCCTTGCACTGTCTACGGTGAACCACGAATCCAAGAGGAGCAATGGCCAGTCGGTATCGTCCGACTTTTCACCGTTGCTTGGGCTTCGTGCTATTGCGGAGCACATATTAATCTTCAATAACGTCGACATTGACAGAATCAAGATCATGGAGAATGGAGAAAAACAGACAGACCTGACATGCGCGTGTTCGATAGGAAACTGGGACTTCGTGCAGTGGCTTCTGGAGAAGGAAGCTGACCCATTATTGCTTGATGAGAAGGCGTTTGACTACAATCGCGAACAATTGAAATGGCTGATGAAAAGTATGGCGGCTGCGAACCCGGCAAGAGCCACACGGTTCGGGAACCAAAAGGCCATGTCAAATTTGCAAATCCAACGGGAGGGATAGAAACAAAAGTTTTATACTGCTGATTGATACTCATCAATTTGAGCGTCATTCTGAATTTATGGTTTTAAGCAACAACTGCTTTGTGGTATAGGCTCGATATTTCTTACTTAGTCAGGcgggttttttttcttcttcttttggcCAAATTGTTTTTGAAGTCACCCAGATTTTGCAGTCAACGCAAGGGGACGTTTTCTTATCAATATAACTACATATTCACGGTTGTTAGATCGCAGCAAAGGTACGATGGTATGAGCTTATGCGCATGCTTGCCGAGTCCATGGGCAGAGAAGGTTTGAGCCGGCCATGGGCGTACTCATCTGTTTTTCCATCGCCGAGTCAGACATCCACAGCCAGCAGGAGACAATGCTAAGAACAAAAGGCCTTGAAGCGGCTAATATGGAGTCAGAGGATATTAAAAAGATTGTATTTTGTGTAAAAAGCTCAAGCCTACTACAGGGCCTATGGATCTAGTCGAGGTGATGTAATGAGTTGGTTGTGTGTATGTGCGTTCATGTATTCCATATAGGCAAGGAAATGCAAAGGCCGTTGCCAACGAAAATTCATAGCAAGTCATCCTTTTCAGTCTCTTCCTTTGTCAATGTCTACTGCTGAAGAAATCGAAACACTTGTCTGAGAAGTGAGACGAGATAGACAACAGTAAACCATTGGAAAAAATGGAACTCGGCGCATACAAAACAGAACCCCACGTATTCGATGACCGTACGATTAAATAGAAGTCAGTTTCATGCCGGCTTGCTACGCATTCTTCATGGATTCTATCTGGGCCAAGCTCGGACGCCCGCCTGTATGATCTTGATGAGGCTGAAGTCGTGAGAGTCCTCGCCCAAACTCCAAgcggcaacgccgccgaTACCACGAGCTTTGACGATGTCATTGAACTTGCGGGAGACAAGGGCCGGGGTGTCCCAGGTCCAGAAGAAAGGACCAGCGGGATCCCAGTACCACTGCCCACCACTGACCTCGTCAGTCTTACCGTTGGCCATGGCAGTTTTGAATGAGGCAGCGGTTGAGGTGCCGTTGCAAATACCGTAGTCTGACTGGCAACCGCTGCTGCAGTGAGCCTCAGTGGTGCCGCTAAAGCATCGTTAATCCTAAGCATAGTCTGAATTGATCAATGTCGCGTTACATACCAAAAGCCGTACTGACTACAGCAGTTACCGGTAGGACACTTGTAGAACGTTCCGGTACCGCAAGAAGCATCAGGAGAAGTCGTCAAATTAGTGGGAGCAGCCAGAAAGTTGGCAGCTTCGAAGGTGACAGCGCCCGACTTTCCAGTATCGGTTCCGTCAGCAGCCTCAAGCAACTCAGTGGGACACCCAAGACCCTCGGAACAAGTATAACCGGCGGCAGTGGTAAACCACTTAGCGTACAGGGCGAAGCCCAAGTTGATCTTTCCCGGCTCGACGCCAAGGGCGATGTAGGTGTCGATGGCTTCGAGAGAGCCCTTGACGTCTGTGTGGTGAGCAGTGACGTTGTCGCGGCGGTTCATCAGATCATAGGTCATGACCTGCGCTTAAAGTCAGTTGCGCCTTGTTGAAGATGCCCGACCAAAGTCAGACTCACAGTGAAGTGGTCAACGACTGCGTTGATTTTGGGGGTCTGCTTCTGGGTGAAAGCAATCATGTCACGCTTGAGGCCCGGAGCGGTAACGGAAAGCTCCATCTTGTGGTGCTTCAGCTGAGTCTTGATAGCGGAGAGGAGCAGGGGGAAGGTGTCAATCTCCTGGGTCTTGTTTGCGTTTGGAATCTGCTTATAGTCGGCACCGTTGCCCGCGGGGTACTCCCAATCGATGTCTTGTTGTTTGATTGCATTAGTTATTGTCTTAGCTGGACAGTCGATAGAGCTGGGCTCACTCACCAATACAGTCGTATCCAAGCTTGACGGCGGAGTCCACGACATTACGGGCAAACTTATTGCGGTTGGCATTTGTCGAAGCGCCTCGACTGAAACCATCGGTATCAGCCCATCCACCAATGGCCATGCAGACTTTTGTTCCGTTATCGAACAGAGCTCGAATCTCATTTATAGGCTTGAATGGCTTGTACTCGCCAGTCGGCTCAGAGGCGAATAAAGAGGAGTTGGCAAAGGCTGTGATGACGTGGGTAACGCCAGCGGTAATAGATTTGTCTGGAACCCCGGCTGTGTGGTACCTAGGCGATTGTTAGATTTTGAGCTACAAGGGTATCTTAATTGATGAGCTTTCCGTACTGATCGAAGTACATGACATAACGAGGGGCCGAGACTCGGGCCGGTAAGGAGTGATTCGAAGTCGAGGGGAGAGTTCTGGAAGGAGAGGAACCAGACGAGTATGGTCCAGACGGAGGGTATCCGGACAACTGTGATCCAGGTAGGCGAGTTTTGGACAGTGGCCCAGAGGCCAGTGGTGCGGATGGGGTTAACACATCGTCGTCGCAAGACGCATCCTTGGAAACAGCCTCGACGGCTAAGGCGGTCACAGCAACGAGACAAAGGGATCGGAATAGCATTGCAAGTATAGAGTTATCAAATATGACTGTCAAAAGAGTGAAAATAAGTTGGTCAGGTGTCGCGACAACTAAATGAGCGATTGTTGAAGCATTAGGAGCGCGGAAGACAAGCACAGCAAGAGCCCAATCATGAAGGAACAGGAGAGCTGTTTGTTTAATACAACCGTTCGACTTTCGGTCAATTTTAAATCTATTTCCGTCTTGACAAACGTTGTAGCCGACTACCCGAGCTAGATCCACAAGCCGTTCGGCATAGCTTCGGGCCTGTCCCGGTACTTGGGTTTGGAAGATGTCAAGCTGATGCTCCTCTAACCTATCACAGCCATTGCAAGTGCCAGCAGAGACCAGACAAGGCAGTCAGGTGGATCAAGAAAAGTCCATCGCAAGCCAACACGCGGCAATGCGGCACTGCGCGGCATCTGGCTAATTGACGAGATGAGATCGACAACCATCAAAAGGGGTTTTACTTTTTTGGAGACATGGGCCCGATGGGGTGGCCAATTTATCTGAAAGTTAAAACACAGCTTCTTATTCGTAGTGAAATCGGAAATCAGAGCCATCTCTGCTCACACCTGTTGAACTGACTCGCTGGGATGAACCTGTCGGAGCCACTTTTGACCAGATCATGTTTTAGCGGCAGCCAAGATGATTTCCCAGATCCAAAAGCTTCTCATCACCTCGAGCCACACAGCGGTCAAGGCTGCTTGAGAGACCTGATTGATTGGTCACATATGAGAGTAGATGATCGATCCAAGGCTGAATTGAGCCATAACATTCACCTTGCCTCAGCCGAAGTAAGCAGTTCTTGAAGGCCAAAGTCAAAACAGcaaaaacatacaacaccaggtattcgctggtcgtcaccgacccaactactaatccggccctcattggcttatctatgggagagcggacgggatcccgagttttccaatgggtatggtcgtatgtgatGGTTTGCGGCAGGTTGAAGCACTATATTCCAATTGTCTGCCTACGACGATCCGTGACAAGAAGCTTCCAAACTCTAGACGTCATCCTCGTTGATTTTCCGCGTACGCGCGTATTCACGCTCCAAGCCGGGATGCATCAACGATGGCCAAATATAACTGTTTACCGTATTTGGTGACGAACTGAAATCCGGGGGAAGGGGGCTTCGTTGGACCGGCCAAAGTCCTTATGATTACTTTTAAGGAATGCATAACAGACACCCGGAACTTCCGGATTCCCCACCTCACATTTAGATAGCAGAGACTGATGTGATGCGTCTATGTCTTCAATAGCATGCATCATCCCGCAAGGTCTACGTGTCTTCGCGTGGTTGCTCGCAGAAAATTCGCAATTTCTCGCACCCCAGTTGGGATTTGACAGGTATACCAGACAAGAAAGCGTCGCGGAATGCCACATGTAGGTCTGGAAATCATGAATTGAAGATGGCTTGATTTATCTACGACTGTGTAGAGCGAGGCTTTGCCCAAACAGGCATGCGTGCTGATCGAAGTACGCCGCTTGGGACGGAGACGGGCCGGCTGGTTCAGGGCCGCGAGACCCATTTTTACAGGCCCGTGCCGGCCAACCGGCCTACATGAATGGCTCCACTCACGTGAGGCCATCACGACAGAAAGACCCTGATACTGATAGAAAATCGTTTCCTCAATATATCACTCCATCTTACCAGCGTCCGACTACAGTAGCCAAATCTAAGAGGTTTGAACTTGCGACTTAATGCATTCATGAACCTTTCATATCACGCTAGTTGGCATATTGCCTTGTCGGGCGTATAGCAGCAAAGTTGCTGTCCCTGATCCGAGTGCCCCGGCTTTCGATAAAACTCGTAGACACTATCCAGGTCGGTCATTTTGCGAAGTCTGTTACATTATCTATCCGCCCGTTTCCCAGCATTCAGCCATTTTCTGCGATAGTCTGTTCCGCCCATAAGTCGAAAGCGTCACGCCTGCAAATCGTCAATCCGCTGTCTCATGAATGACGCCCAAGTGAGTGTCGATTGCGATCCTAAATGAAGAGGACACCCAATTGTTCTGGCTGGGTGAGGGGGAATATGGTCCTTCCTAGGCTAAGCGATGATCAGAACGGATCTGTCAtgtaagtcagactacccacttttcggcaccccccccatttcggcaccccaaaaatgcctcaaatgcctcatcaccagaacatacccctcaactttcaacatcaacaacattttctatacttatgcgaataacctcattttttcctcagagcttcttttcgaccttatgggccagtataccgaagatgaagtcaatcaggcccttgacgcaataaccaacggcatgcccattaagagggctggtcaggtgtatggcatcccaagatcaacacttcagtatcggattaagggcactcaaccaaggtcaattgccttttctgacctgcagagactttctgttagtcaggaggctaaactggctgaatgggttcgcattcagcatgcccttggtgttgccccaacccatctgcaagtgaggctattcgcagaaaggatcctccatgccatgggggatacagagcctataggaaaaggctggatccaagccttcttgaagaggaatccatcagtcaaggtccagagaagtcgccctatcgattctaggcgtgttaatggggcatctactgaggtcatcagggactggttcaaactactcgccataccagagatcaccagcatcaaaccagctaatagatacaacatggatgagactggtatccttgagggccagggatctaatgggctggtgctgggcatgtctgagacgaagtctgtacgtaagaaacagcctggatcaagggcatgggtatccatcatcgaatgcatctctgccctgggccatgttctgaatcccctcgttatctataagggcaaggcagtccagcagcagtggtttcctctagaccttggcccttatgaaggatggcaattcactgcaacggagaatggatggacttcagatgccactgcagttgaatggctgcagaaggtcttcatccctcagactcttcctcagggcaaggaggtcaggctgctgatcatggatggacatgggagtcatacaacgactgactttatgtggttatgctatataaacaacatccatctattgttcttaccgccacatacctcccatgtcctccagccacttgatcagtcagtcttcagccctgtcaaggcagcctataggaaggagcttggataccttggtcagtggaatgattcaactgttgtaggcaagaggaactttataggctgttatcagaaggctcgtactgcaggtatgacgatgcagaacattagaagtggttggaaatggacagggttatggcctgtctctatggcgaagcctctgatgagctccctactgctcccatcaacaccagcagcatcaggatcatctgatcaggtcagcaaagggcagtctggaggcaaggaagctgaaggatgggtatctgcgtcatctgcagtggcatggtcgacgccaaggaagatgaaggatctagctgggcagttgaagctattcacagagctggagaatgatgcctttactcaacgccttctattcaggaaggtaaaaaaaggcttcagcgagcaggcatatgagctggcaaatacccagcagaaactggagcttctgcaggcccaagtcaccaatactgcagtaaggaaaagaagggcagtccagctggatcctaacactaagttcgccaacatcaaagacatccagcaggcgcaacttaaggctggggaaaaagaggatgatgcagccgaatccagcgactctgaataccctagtgaagctgaaagctgtattgttgttgcatctagaagaagtcaatgattaattgaagtcgacgagtatgatgggaatagcttcatttttggggtgccgaaatggggggggtgccgaaaagtgggtagtctgacttacaAACCGGATGCAGGATGACCGAGATCTGCTTCCATGAACTACAGTATTGAACGCCGCTTTGCGTTGCATCCGGCTTTTTCTTCGCGTAGTCCGCGACGTGCAGCAAGGGACAAGAAGCAAACAACCATGATCCCCACAGCTTCTGGTCAAAACGAGCCTTACACCGGGCGCCAAGCGACAAGCATCCGTAATATTTTCTATGTTCATGAGCAGCTTTGAACGGCATGCGTTTAgactttttcttctcccgcCGGTTGTGGCTATGCAAATTTCCTGCACAGTGGCTGCCTGACTCACGACTCGAACAAGCAAGGACACCAAGCTTTGACTGATACATGACAGTTCTGAGCATAAGAGGAGACCCGACGATCTGGCTCTCTTTGACATGGAGCTGAGTTTTTCTCAAAAGCTTTTGCTTTGTTGGGGGTTTATTTATTAACCTACGAAATGCAGCTTCAGGATCATGCTTCATAAGGGGTAAGTTCAACCAAAGAAACACAATGATCAATACGTGAAGGAAACGTTACCACTTCGCGGTTTAGCAGAGGACCGACTCAGGCACAGTTTCATAAGAATTATCCGCCGAGAAATTCCCCAAATAGTCTCACAAGACATCGTTTCGGGTTCGCATTGTATCAACGAACTAGGGCAATGCACTTAGATGCTGCCGGTGGGCAACAAGTCTGCAGGGTAGATGGCACCGTTTCAGAAATTTCCGCCCAGGATACCCAAGAACTATTTAGCCATCTTCGAAAGGCCGTAAACGATGTCTGAGAAGTGATGAGCTGGCAAGTAAATCGTATAGTTGAGCTGTCCAGACTCATTTCAAGGCAGTAAAGTCACACCACTGGCTTTTGCGGGTGAGTGCTCCACAGATGTACTGATGAGTGGTGGAAGATCAACCGCGTTCATAGAGTTCTCGTAATGAATGGGGATATTAAAGAGTACTTACGTTATGGCCTTCTTGAAACTTGGCCGAACCCAGCTTCGGCCTGTCATCCCGTCGAGCCACTGTTCCGCAGAGTAACGGCCAATAACATGAATATGCCTTTCCATCCGCACTACGTACGTGACGTATCTTCATTCCATGACTACATTGTTTTTTGAGCCTCCAAATTTGAATTCTAGCAGTTTCTCAGCACGGAGCTTTGCTCGCCTCTTTCTCAGGGCTTTTGTCTACAGCTTGTTTAAGTAAACACACAGCTCAGTTGTGGACAGCTGCATCACTAAATCAAGACTGTGACTGATGTAAAGCCGAAAAGCCCGGCCAACTCCGACCCAACTCTTTGGCGTTTGAACCGCGACTCAAGGTTCGTCTCATGATTTGGAAATACCTCTCCttcggggggagggagggctCGGCCTAAGCCGTCGTTGATCCTTCTTCATGGCCATTTCTTGGGCTCAAACGGTGATCCTGCTCAGTCTCTCCTCAAACACATTCTGAAGGCTACAATGCTTGAAGTGACAGCCAGTATCTCGCATTCAAGTTTACACGATTCAATACCTTGCATAAGCATTTCGGCAAAAGTTACTGCAAATCCAGAGATTTGGGAAGTACACGTTACGTTGGTCAAACCCCAGGTTTCTGAGCCCGTAGTACTACTACCTATCTAGAAAGGGTTATACTCTTTTGAATAGAGATCGCAAAAAATTATGTGAATGGGTCCTTGGACACTTATCCGTGATCGACGTGCGATGTAAGCGCCGTAGGAGCGAAGCCCCAAATGTTTGAAGTATGACGCTTCCTTCCTTGTTAGAACGCCGATCGGATTATCCACGAGAAAGTAGAGGCAGCGGGCTCGCTGGGCCAATCACATCACGCGGACTCACTTCCGATCGGGGTGGCCAGCCATatcacggccgccgccgtctgctGTCCTTCAACACCCAAGCAATCTAGGAATAACCTCATAATTATTGAGCAGTTCATTTTCACTCGAGTTACCTGTGACACCAACATTCCCCTTTTCACCGAAAGGGCTGCAGGGCCTGGAATAGACTGAGAAGGCATTTAAAGCGTTGTCCCCAGGATTCGCCAACATGATTCTACCTCATTGTAAAGCTTCTGACTATACGAGGTAAACTGAGCTATAAAGCCTCTGGTAGCGGAAGTACGGATAAAGAGACAGGAATTGAAGAGCATACGTT includes these proteins:
- a CDS encoding Glycosyl hydrolase family 18; protein product: MLFRSLCLVAVTALAVEAVSKDASCDDDVLTPSAPLASGPLSKTRLPGSQLSGYPPSGPYSSGSSPSRTLPSTSNHSLPARVSAPRYVMYFDQYHTAGVPDKSITAGVTHVITAFANSSLFASEPTGEYKPFKPINEIRALFDNGTKVCMAIGGWADTDGFSRGASTNANRNKFARNVVDSAVKLGYDCIAKTITNAIKQQDIDWEYPAGNGADYKQIPNANKTQEIDTFPLLLSAIKTQLKHHKMELSVTAPGLKRDMIAFTQKQTPKINAVVDHFTVMTYDLMNRRDNVTAHHTDVKGSLEAIDTYIALGVEPGKINLGFALYAKWFTTAAGYTCSEGLGCPTELLEAADGTDTGKSGAVTFEAANFLAAPTNLTTSPDASCGTGTFYKCPTGNCCSQYGFCGTTEAHCSSGCQSDYGICNGTSTAASFKTAMANGKTDEVSGGQWYWDPAGPFFWTWDTPALVSRKFNDIVKARGIGGVAAWSLGEDSHDFSLIKIIQAGVRAWPR
- a CDS encoding Major facilitator superfamily transporter, producing MTGAPNPEKGSPAAAKTATATSSGSSQDSPPLRPLKGVESRHSHRSRSRATSHSSTDTDPLEPLEHALTPDLEIEAEHVAREPITYMRTGTSIGSTASRPPDFEIVFEPDDPENPKNWPLWYRGWTIFVVSLSTWIIVLYSTSYTASIPGLIEEYHSTQVIATLGVTTYLLGLAAGSLIVAPMSELYGRQYVYLGCFTVSSLLIIPCALAKSLTTLIVVRFFGALFGAALIANSPGTVVDISDEEYRALAMSFYSIAPLNGPVTGPLIGGFVFQYMGWRWTNWIVLILAGVGIALMFTLRETYAPTILQRKAARMRKETDDPRWWCRYDEKVSKFHLIKLNLSRPFVLSFTEPILISLIYGILYLCFVAYPIVFSQYRGWGPGVSGLAFVGIGIGTILAICCEPIFRRIINAHPKDPVTGRVPPEATARVMTIGAVLTPIGQLVFSWTCLPATIHWAIPIAFGIPFGAGNTISFIYGSNYLAGSYGIYAASALAGNAVMRSMFGGTLPLAGPSMYRALTPQWAGTLCGLLELALIPIPLIFWRYGERIRARSPVIRQMREDQEKNDSKRAKQQARLERRREREAAAAETGAGAGEKSGGVLMNEELARPRDIEKSA
- a CDS encoding Ankyrin repeat protein; translation: MDTIQPQTLDTMYKRLDWHFYHIAFTNQERRSKIRIKSDISQNLFNDICELKARFAELPPLPPRLPRPDYAIENGLLNPQDTAEIDFYCACRMGYRDDVEAYVRKVMPSHAVRQFGLQMASFGNQPSIARYLLQIGTKLHGYVFEGTEPGSKRRQILKGASIFQVYPKGDVLISLLQTFVEAGWHTNQAWETTQDTWPVWPFFYPSCVWNTLLVRFLLSHGADPNIGSCWPDLQALHGLQERLDYSLEIPLHRQSTWTFELAIEGCDPAAFEMLRASSGLPVKVANLSPLFILALSTVNHESKRSNGQSVSSDFSPLLGLRAIAEHILIFNNVDIDRIKIMENGEKQTDLTCACSIGNWDFVQWLLEKEADPLLLDEKAFDYNREQLKWLMKSMAAANPARATRFGNQKAMSNLQIQREG